The genomic stretch GGCACTGGAAAAGAGTTAGCATACTGCTTCATAGTCAACACAAAATCAAGGATAGAAACATACCgagtgatgaagatgagccAGTTCTCAGTGAGCGAGATCTGAAGGAAGACAACCTCGTCGAGGTTACCGAAGTTCTGGATGATACCACCGTTGGGGTGGGCGTACATGGTGGTGACAGTGATCCAGGTACCGACGGCAAGGACGACACCGAGAAGGACGGACATACCCCAGAGCTTGGGCAGGTTCCACTTGACGGGGGTCTTGGAGTAGGGAGCGTTGTCGTAGGCAATGGCAAGGGTGGCAACATCAGCGAAAATGGCGATGAAGACAACGAGCTCAATGTTGAGGGAGcggttgaggatggcgatCCAGAGGCCAAGGTAGATCTCGAGATGGATCGACAGAGCGATACGGTAGACAACGTAGGCGTACATGCGGTGGAAAATCTGGCGAGAAGTCTTGAGGGCATCAATGATGGCACCGAGACCAGGGGCAAGGAAAACGATATCGGCAGCAGAACGGGCAGCATCGGAAGCACCCTCGACAGCAATACCAGTGTCAGCCTTCTTGAGCGAGGGAGCATCGTTGACACCGTCACCGGTCATGGCAACGAGGTAGCCACGCTGCTGGAGAATCTCGACGACGTTGTACTTGTGCTGGGGGAAGACCTCGGCGAAACCATCGGCAGCCTCGACGAAATCGTAAACCTCAGAGCCGGGCAtgtcaccgccgccaccgagaCCGAGACGCTCGGCGTTGTAAACGTTGGTGCCGAGACCGAGCTGGCGAGAAGTCTCACGAGCGATACCGACGGCGTCACCAGTAAGCATCTTGATGGAGAGACCGAGAGACTTGGCTTCGTTGATGGTGCGGGCGGTATCGTGACGAGGGGGGTCAGAGCAGGGCATGATACCGAGAATCTCCCAGGAGCCCTCACCACGCTTGCGGGCAACACCGAGGGAACGGAAACCACGGGTAGCGAACTCGGCAACCTTGTTCTTGTAGtcgacatcaacctcctcgggAATGGGGTGGTCTTCCTCAACGGTCTTCAGGACGAAAAGAGGGGCACCCTTGACGCAGATGATGCGCTCACCCTGGGGAGACTCGACAACGGCTTGAACCTTCTTGGAGACGGGGTCGAAGGGGTGGAAATCGAGGACCTTGTACTTGGAGAGAACAGACTTGGCACGGGGGTAAAACTTGAGGGACTTGAGGAAAGCCTTGTCGATGGCATCCAtacccttcttcttgcgggAAGCGGCCAAGCAGGCAGTCAACATGAGGTCCTCGGGCTCGACACCAGCGACGGTGTAGGGCTCAGCGAGAGAGagcttgttcttggtgagAGTACCAGTCTTGTCAGAGCAGAGAATCTCGACACCGGCAAGGGACTCGATGGCAGAGAGCTTCTGGACgatggccttcttcttggcaaGGTAAGCAGCGCCGAcagccatggtggtggtgacaacGGCGGGAAGACCGACGGGAACACCAATGATGGTAATGGCGAGGGTGAACTCAAGGATCTTGACGATGCCGTTGTTGCGGTAGAAGGAAGCAACCCAGACGACCAAGTTGGTGAGAATGACGAGAACCAGGAGAATAGTACCAATGCCGTTGAGAACCTCGGTGAAGTGACCGGAGCCGGCGCTAGCAGCGTTCACGAGGGCAGCGGCACGACCGACGAAGGTGTTGTCACCGGTAGCAGTAACGACGAGGAAAGCCTCACCACGCTTGACAGCGGAAGAAGCGTAGCAGGAGTCGTTCTTGTGCTTGTCGACGGCGAGAGACTCACCGGTGATGGCAGACTGATCAACCTGGAGGAAAGCATCATCGGTGACGATGCGACCATCGGCGGGAATGATGGTACCCTCTTCAACCTGCAGGATGTCACCGGGGACGACCTCGGGAgcctcaatctccttgagGGTGCCATCACGGAGGACGACAGCCTTGAGGGCGAGAGTCCTGTCAATGGGGGTTAGCAGGGCTGTCTGGCGCAGAAAGCAGGACAAGACAAAACTCACTTCTTGAGTTCATCGACAATAGAACCAGCCTGGTATTCTTGGACGAAACCGACGACAGCGTTGAGAAGGAGCAGACCGCAAATGACACCGAAATCAACCCAGTCCTCGAGACCAGCAGCCACTGCCAGGTAAAGACGGTTAGCAAAAGCAATTCTTGTTAGAACGTGGACTGGCGATGCATGAAGCCACTCCGCTTGGCGCCCCGCTGAGCTGCAGAGGCGCCATGGCAGAGTGGGGGCGAGATGCAAACATCGCCAAGGAAAATGTTTGGTGAGCCAACTTACAGACGGCGGCAGCCTCCATGACGAACTGAATGGGACCGACGAAGAAGCCAAGGAACTTCAGGAGAAggttctccttctcctccttcatctGGTTGAGACCATACTTGCGGCGTCTCTGGGTAACCTCCTGCTCGGTGAGACCGACGCGGGTGTCGGTCTGGAGCATGTCCTCAGGAATGACGCGCCCGGAGCCGGGAGcgacctcctcttcttcctcaaacTAGACACGAGATGGGTTAACAGGCGATCCATCATTGACCGATTGGTCAAGCTGCCAAGGCcgacaccccccccccccccaaaccaagGCCGAAGCGACCGGGTGGTGGGCGGAATGGGGCGCGATGTGCGCTTGGCGAGACCGGGGTAGGGGGAAAGCTCACCATGCCATGGCCGTCGTTGGACTCGAGGTCCTCGATGAGGGCGTCAatgtcctcatcctcctcctcttcctccacgaCCTTTTGCTTGGGAGGGGCGGCGTGGTGAGGGGCCTTCTCGTCAAAGTTGCCACTCTCAATGTTGGTCGACAGCGCGGGAGCGCCGGTGGTCGAGTGTTCGGCCATTGTGACGCGGTTGTCGGCAGATAAGCTCTGCTCGGGGCTGATCGGGACGAGGAGAAATAAAGGTGATCAGTAGGGCGCGGAGTGATCAAGTGATGCTTAGGTAGATATGGTTGTAGGTGGTGAACCAAAGCTAGGTGGGCGGACGCGGCCTCAAAGGTTGTTTGTTGTGACGACCTTATTAATAGGTGAGGTGGCGGTGATGCGGTGTTGGCGACCACAAAAACCGAGAGAGAATTAGGGTGTAGAGAGGAGAGTTGAGTTTGGACTCGAGGGAGAGCGAGACCTCACGTCGAAGGGAGAGTTAAAAAGGGCCTTCAAGCGTGAAgcaaaaagaggaaagagaggggggagggaagcggGCAGTCCAAGTATTTCAACCTTTCCAACAACGCCGCGAACCACGAGCGACCTTTCCCGGCCCTGATCAAAGCTTCCTTGCCCGCTACAAGCTGCGCTACCGTGGGCACAGTACGGAATTGCACGTCCAAGCGAAGGTACCCAGGTACCGACCACCTACAGGACTGGTGGAACCTTCACCCGCTCACCCACTCATcgcccacccacccacactCCATTGCTCCTCCAaaatccatccatcccatcaatCAATCCACTCCAACTCGCCCACTCGTCAAATCCGCTCTTTTGCCtgcccgctgctgctgcgtgCCTGCCAGTCCAGTGCCCGTGCTCTGTTCcagctgcttgctgctgctgcgatTACCGCTTCTTTCTACCTTCAGTTCCAGGTTTCCCCGACTCGCTCTTTGCCTCCTTCCCCGTCCTTCC from Podospora pseudopauciseta strain CBS 411.78 chromosome 3, whole genome shotgun sequence encodes the following:
- the PMA1 gene encoding plasma membrane H+-ATPase (COG:P; EggNog:ENOG503NUFA); translation: MAEHSTTGAPALSTNIESGNFDEKAPHHAAPPKQKVVEEEEEDEDIDALIEDLESNDGHGMFEEEEEVAPGSGRVIPEDMLQTDTRVGLTEQEVTQRRRKYGLNQMKEEKENLLLKFLGFFVGPIQFVMEAAAVLAAGLEDWVDFGVICGLLLLNAVVGFVQEYQAGSIVDELKKTLALKAVVLRDGTLKEIEAPEVVPGDILQVEEGTIIPADGRIVTDDAFLQVDQSAITGESLAVDKHKNDSCYASSAVKRGEAFLVVTATGDNTFVGRAAALVNAASAGSGHFTEVLNGIGTILLVLVILTNLVVWVASFYRNNGIVKILEFTLAITIIGVPVGLPAVVTTTMAVGAAYLAKKKAIVQKLSAIESLAGVEILCSDKTGTLTKNKLSLAEPYTVAGVEPEDLMLTACLAASRKKKGMDAIDKAFLKSLKFYPRAKSVLSKYKVLDFHPFDPVSKKVQAVVESPQGERIICVKGAPLFVLKTVEEDHPIPEEVDVDYKNKVAEFATRGFRSLGVARKRGEGSWEILGIMPCSDPPRHDTARTINEAKSLGLSIKMLTGDAVGIARETSRQLGLGTNVYNAERLGLGGGGDMPGSEVYDFVEAADGFAEVFPQHKYNVVEILQQRGYLVAMTGDGVNDAPSLKKADTGIAVEGASDAARSAADIVFLAPGLGAIIDALKTSRQIFHRMYAYVVYRIALSIHLEIYLGLWIAILNRSLNIELVVFIAIFADVATLAIAYDNAPYSKTPVKWNLPKLWGMSVLLGVVLAVGTWITVTTMYAHPNGGIIQNFGNLDEVVFLQISLTENWLIFITRANGPFWSSLPSWQLAGAILVVDILATLFCIFGWFEGGDQTSIVAVVRVWVFSFGVFCVMGGVYYILQDSVGFDNLMHGKSPKGNQKQRSLEDFVVSLQRVSTQHEKSQ